A segment of the Scomber japonicus isolate fScoJap1 chromosome 5, fScoJap1.pri, whole genome shotgun sequence genome:
ttgtaaagttCACAGATGGAGCAGATCTACTGGATCCCCCTGAAGAGACACATTGCGAAGACCATAGCAAACAGCTGAGGAAAGGacgaagaaaaacatttttacaacatGGAAACATTCAAGATGATTTTATCAATACAATTATGACAAACATaattaaacagctgcagtatACTACTCAAACTGTGGATTATACCAGTTTACAAGGTGGTGTTTCTGTAATACCAagtctcaccactagatggagatCTTGCCATACATAGATCTTGCCCATCTCTCACATTTCACTACACAAATATCTTCAGCTTAATTGTACATTTCAGAAACTAATATTCACATCACTGGAGATGCAAAGAAAAAGCTTCATATGTAATGATTtgactaaaatataaaaaatatcatcATACCTCAATGGTCAGCACCACAATGGCCAGCGCTCCAGCCACATAGATGTACAGTTCAAAGTAATCAACTACTGCAGAGTAACAGCCCTGTGGACACACAAAGATGTAACACCCAACAGAGAATCAATAGGCTGTAAACGTGAAGAATTACAGAGACACAGTAACATCACAGCTTTAATCGAGTGAGACTTTGAACAAAGGCCTGACTGAATGCGCGGGAAGAAGGGCTTCCTGCCTCACTGCCTTTTAATGAGGGCTCTTTGTGTGAATAAACAGGGAGAGACACATTGTGGACATCTCACATTGTTCTAATAGCATGAAAAACAGGTGGAGAGCACAGTAAAAACTACCTTCCTATCAGTTTTCAGTAATTACATTTCACTTTAAGGCttcctttacacacacaaaaacaaaagtgcgacatgtgtgtgtaactgtgaagCACATCATTTTCACATACTCAAATACTTATAATCATCTGTTTTTTGCACACAGGTATGCTCTTCACAAACTCAAAATTACCCCTAAAAAGTAtgcacacgtgcacacacaaactctgATACATACATGCTGTATATGGATACACTTTCACCTCACTGGTGTCTCCACACTATACTACAGAATCAGATGGCCTCCCATGACACTGAAACATGGAAAAGCACTAATCAGCCATGGAGGACTCAGCTAGTCCCTGGGTGTCACCCCTCAACTGTCTTCTGCTCTAATTAAGCCTGGAGGTGGTttggaaagagggaaaaagagggagaaagaagtaaagagagaggaagaggttgACATGGTACATGTCGGAAGTTACCTTGTTATTGCGGAACATCATACTGCCTATTAAGCACTGGTCCTTGCTGATATGAGCCAACTCCCCGGTATCACGCTTGCAGCAGGCTGCTGGCACAATATGGTTTTGGTTGATCACTGTGAACAGGCTGTCCTTAAAATCCTCTGGGCTGTTCACCCCACAGCAGTCAaactgaagggaggaaaggagaaaatagGAAAAGAAGAAGCCCTTATTGCTGAGTGCATATTTGTGCACTGGCCTGTGGTCCACTGTGTTCGTGCACCAATCCAGCATGAATATTGACCTAAATGTCTAggattttatctataaaattcAAAATGATATTAAGGTACTTTATTTGTTACACATATAGTTGTACAGTGAAATTCAgtctctgcatttaacccatccTAAGTACTAGGAGCAGTGGGCAGCCATTGTAAAGCGCCCAGGGACCATCTCCAGATCTATGTCAGTGCCTTCGTCACGGGCACCAACAGGAGAACTAACCTATTACACTTTTTTTGACAATGGGAGGAAACCAGAGCACCCGGATGCCAGGCTTATAGCCTCCTGACACCAGGCTGCAAACCCTCCTGTTTCCACAGACAGTTGATGGATGTCATTACTTGGTGAAAGCTACAGTATGTAAGCTCTTTGCCATGTGTCCTGTGGCCTTACTGTAGTCATGATGGCATTCCATGTGGAGGTGAACACGTCAGTGTTGTTGTAGCCCTGATAATGTTTCTTCAGCTCCTTGGTGAAGTACTCTCTGGTCAGCTAAAATGACAGCCCGCAAGAGGATAGGCAAGTGTTACCACAGGGATAATATTAGTTTGTTCACTGCAAACTGGTGATCAAAGATGGAGCAAATACTTTGGCAACTTACATGCTCCCGGAATATGAAGGCAAGGATGGCAGCAGCCAGCTCTGCtaagaagatgaggaggatgagcaTGAAGaactgcaaaaaacaaaaggaaaaaagcgAAGTGTGAGACGGAGTTGAACAAGGTGGTTGAGTGTCAGCCAAAGTGCACATCAGTCACTAAAAATCAAATTCTGGCTGCATCTGCTTCACTCAGCATTAACTATGAATGAAGCTGGAGGCTCAAAGCAAATAGGAGGGCATTTTGCTCTTTTGGCTGTCTGTTCAAGGCATGGGTGTCCAAAAAACTGACAGACAGAATAatcaacacacatgcacacaaacaagatCAGTAACAGAACTACATTTATAATTTGTCAGCTGACTCACGAAGAGGAGTAGACACTTGTTTTCACGGATGGCTCCACAGCAGCCCAGGAACCCCAGAAGGAAGAGCATGCCTCCCATGCCCAAGATGATGTAGACACCAGTGAATAGCAGGGGGTTGGCTGCTACAATTTCCCTGAATCCTGTGGGGTCCACCAGTACCCACACTCCCACTCCTAGGAGGAAAGAACCCCCCAGCTgatggaaaaggaaaaaagtcacTAGTTAGACAAAACAGAAATTGGCTGCATTTGAAAAATTAATGGGAACTCAGTGGATAGCTCAGTGTCCCCAGTGGACACGAAACATTCAAGGAGATGTCAtataatggaaaaataaattTAGGCTTTTTTTCCAGGACAACATGCTGGTAATGCAAATCTCTGAGAGGTTGGGGTGAGAGTTGAGGGAGAGATAAAAGGCTGGATATCTACAGAGCCATAATGCCCTAGTGGGGGTGGGGGCATCTACTCTGTTTCAACTAACCCCCCAACCTGCTAAAGAAATGCACTGCACTGCCGCCTCCATCCtctcccatcctccctttcaCTAAAACCCTATCTGCAGTCACTGTGGGGTGACTCATGTGATTAAGAAAAGAAGGTATGGAGGTAGGGGGGAGATCTGAGCCTTAAACACTTCCACTACAATCCCCTTCTTCCTGTCACAAGGAGAGACCTGGGCACCTGCAAATGAATGCCACATTAGCTCAGAGGTAAAGGTTGTGGTAGGAGGAGGTAGCCATTTTGAAAGCTCATTGGGCTTGAAAAATGCTGTTGTGTTACATGAGTGTTAAACGGCCCTTGAAAAACACCAAAGGCATGGCAGTAAAAAACAGTGGTTGTTATTGAGTGATCCTAAAACCCAAGTTCATTCTTTGCTCTGCTGGCTGCATTATTACCCCAGCCTTGAACAACCACGTCTAAGTAGAGCCTCTAAACGGTTTGGTTGTGCTTAATAAAGCAGGAAAAGAGGTAAACCTTCTTACTAAGACCCCTCCCCCTTCTACTGACTCAGACTAACAGGATTATCCTTGATTGTCTGATCAAGACTGATAAACTCAGGTGCCAGTCACAAACTCCACATGGCACAGTGTGCCTCAGATGTGTGTCAGCACACTAAAATCTAATCAAAAGAGAATTTGATAGAATCAAGATTGCCTCCATCTAATGAAATGCAAATGTGGCTCCATTAGTCAGCCTGGCAGGGGGCAGCCCATCTTAAATCATTAGACTGACACTAACTTCAGAGATAGCCAGATTAAGTGACTTAGGGATAGGGAGATGAAAAATACTTACGAAGATGAGGAAATTGAAGACAAACATGAGGTACTTGATGCAGCTGAGACAGTCACCCTCCATGGTCGTCCCTCGTGCTGAAGCCTCTCCCTGCCCCTGAGagtaaacaacataaaacacacaacataaaacgTGCCACTTAATGAATCCTGCCAAGTGCTCACATTATTCCCACTCTCCTGCACTCTGGACGGGCATTCAAATGAAAATGCCAAGAAAATAATACTCTGCAAAAACCTGCTCATATATTTAATGAGTTCTGCCAGTCAAacagacaatacacacacaggcctgtCAGCTCATTTGGTCAAATTCCAGCAGAAAATCCTAGTATTATCCCCTCAGGCAGCAACTACACTTTACTACCAGCTACAGTTTCTCAGTAATCCTTAAGTAACTACAAGTGTGGGCTACACACTGTCAACCCAACCTGACACAACTCATTTCATCACATACTGTGACAACATATGTAATTTTTATATGTGCTTTCACAGTCTGATGGCCTGATTGCCTATCAGCACTTCTTATCTTTGGACAGATGGGGTCCCTGGGTTTAGTATGACTAAAGGGGCTGTCTATCCCAGAGTCTAAGAACATTTTAAGAATATGAGTACCTACTGGGGCTCCATGCACTACGTATGGCCTTTACTATGgagcatcttcttcttcttaatgtAATGAGAGTCAGGAGCCCTGTGCTCCCATCAGCCAACCTTCTAtcggacacaaacacactttcccTGATGAGGGCTGTTGTGGAAGCACTCCTGGTTAATGAAGAATGCCTCTCTTGCATTAGGAAACGACATGGGTGTCTCAGCATCCATGACCCTGCACACCTATATATCTGATGCACAAAGCCTTCATTGAAGCATTTATTTAACCTACAAGCTGCAAACGACCAAGAGTTTTCCCCTCAGGGAGAAGACAAATTGTCTAAGGAATCATCTCTACATATTCTGCAAACACTGAAATGGAACCAATCTGTGGGGCAGCTATAATTGCAGTCTCAgtgaaagaagaaaattaattatttggtaGAAATGAACCGGCACTCTTTGCTTTGTAGTTGTGATTATTAATTTGCTCTCCCATAGTGATAGTCAGGATTGAGGTTGGGTAACAAGCGGATTAAAAAACGATTTCTCTGAGGATTTGTAAATAGATTTACGCAACTAGGCAACAACATACTGCCACCtctaaagtgaaataaaaaagttaaatgctTTCTACTTCTTTCATCTGTACTTTGCAGCACATCCATCAGAGGTAATCTCATAATCTTCAGGCAGTCTTTCCACAGCGGTGAAGGTGGGGTTATGACTGACACTGGCTCtgattcctgtctgtcttcGAAGGGGCTCTGCTGTTGCTCAAATGTGACTTAGCCATGACCCTTTGATCCCTAACCTGTACACAATCGACTCAGAAGTTCATGTTTTCGAGTGAAATAAACCATAATCTCAAACCACTGTTAAACCACTGAATTATTTCACACAGAAGCGAATTGTGACAATTGTGTGAATTAGAAAGTTGTTACCCATATCTTTTCCAGTGTTCTCTATatctgttttacttttattgtgTAGTGCTTGCAATGGGTTGTTTGTCACTTGGCTCCTATTTATAATGTGCTGTGAGCTCCAGAGAAAGATTTTTTGTCTCACTGTAGACCTGTGTTACTTGCTGTAAGAATGAAATTGAACAATGGTAAAGATATGAAGGCAGTCTTTGTCTGCTGTAGGAGCGAGTTAACACAGAATGAGAACATTTCCTCCCCTCACCAGCCTGAGGGcttattttttcttctcctctttttcctctccagaCCCAGGGAAATTGATTTAGAGCTATGGTTAAACACCTCCTCTAAATCATAATGATATGCTTAGGTATTGATCACTCTCCTAGTGGTGCTTTGAGAGCAACCAACAGCCTCAATGCCTGAGACAGGTTTTAATTAACCCCTCCCTTGCCTAAGCCCCCTGAAAGGCCTAATGAGGGCACAGGAGGTCTTAATTGAGATTTACATATATTACAGTCTCACACAAAAAGCAACAGAAAGGGCCCTCTCCCATCCCTCCTGCTCTCCACTGTCAGCCCTGGGCCCCTATGAAGAGTGCAAACTGTATTTATATGAGCAGGGGATGAAGAGGCGGAacgaggagggggaggaaggggttGGCTGGAAAAACTCTCAGGGCTCAGCTCACATCTCATTCTCCAAACAAAATGTCTGATTTCTCTTCCAGCTTCACCCGTTTGCTCTACACTTCTATCTCAGGGTCAAACCAACTGTCAGATCTGGAGCCAATTTTCTTTTGtgcattaaaatgtattgaatGTTTAAGAATGAAGTGGGCTATATGGACCTAGCTGGTGTCCAAATAACAAGCTTATGTTGCACACCAGCATAGTATACAGTAAATCAAACTGCCACAGAAACCCCGGAGAAAGTGCAGAGTAAACAAACTGGTCTTTCCCATGACTCCCTTGGGATCACAGGTCCTCATCGATCACAGCCCAGCCATAGAGATCAGACCACTAAGTCTCTTTGAATATTCTGCCGGCTACATTATATAGACAAGCAAAACGTGGTTCACACCCCAGGAGCTGCAGTCTTGCAGCAACATTGAGAAATTACTACCAGATTAAAAGGCAGATCCTCCTCAGGTGTGTGGCATTGCAAAGCTAGCAATGTGTCAAGATGAATAGTTATGTGgcattgtgtttgtttacacaaagaaaagaaCCACCCATTATAAacaaacatgacacacacagtAGTAAGGAATACTGCATGGTTATCATTGCAGGCAATAGGTTTGTTAGCaggaaatactgtatgtatgtcctCAATCTGACAATCTAGTCTATCCTGAGGTATCCAGTAAATGCCAACTCTGTCTACAGTACGTCTGTTGTGTCTCGCGTTACTGACATCATGAAATGCCACACGGCGCTAAGATCCCTTTGTTTACTTTTGGTGAGAACTTATCCACAGTCAGCTTGGGCTGTGGAGCTCAGCATGGTTGAGTTTGATGGAGGATAAATGAGAACCGATCCTAAACTAACTTCACAGTACCGACAGAAGCCAGAGCTCTGTAATGAGGGCAAACCCATCTGACCTACATTCTTCTTGGTATGAGGATAAGGAATTTTGAAACATTGCTACAGGCTTTCCTTCATGCTTAACTCAGAAAACCAGAGGTCTGTCTGGCTGGCATCTACACAGTCATCCATGATGGTCATGTCAACTCactgtaattaaaagataagGAAGACATAGACCCACATTGAGAGTGCTCCATATATAAATAGCACACCCTTGGGTGGTTCTCCTTGAAGTTGACACTTTCAGAACGATTAATGAAGTGAGTCCATATTCCCCTGCTCCACCAACCACCACCACGGACAAATGGATCAGCATGACAAGGACACTGTGTCTGCTCCCCGACAAACTGTCGTCATCCTCCAACCCCCCGATAACCAGCCAGTTCACTTCATCTTGAGCATGAGCCTGCATAACAAATAATCATTAATAGTGAAACCCTGCTGAGATTATAAGGGTTAGAATTTGACCTCTTTAAATGTCATTGACCCTTTAAATGATTACCTGTAATTGAACCCTTGGGACAACACACATCGTCTTCTGGCTCCCGGATGCAGCTGGAGCAGGTGTGTTTTTCAACCTACTGTGTGCCACTCTAAAGCTCTCTCTGCGGTGTGTTAATAACCTCTGACAATGACACTAAGGGACCACACACATGCCGCATCACCCTTTATCTCAATTAAAAACCCATTTTCATATTTCTCCATGACTTCCTAAATCAGCGGCAGCAAGTAAACACCCCAAAATCCGAATAAAGACAGGCTCCTCTGGCAGTGAGCAGGGCTCCCCTGAGGCGCTCCATGTCCCTTAATGAACCTCCaattaggagagaatgagcccTGGGCTGTGCTGTCACACTGAGGAGCTTTGAAGTGTACTGAATGCTAAGCAGCTATAGCACTGTATATTCCTTTAGAGGGCATAGAGCTTGCAGACAACAGGGAACAACCACCGAGAGAAAGTGTACAAAAGTAGCTCAAAGGCAACCCAGCACACAGAGTGTGTGGGTGTAGcgcacacagagagcagagtgtaGAAACTCAGCTGGGTTAGGAAGTTCAGGGAACTGGCAAACTCGTATCAAAGGTCCTAATGCAGGTGGAGATATACAAATACTCTACCCTCAGGCTAGCTCAGCTTAATGAGTTTTTTCACAGTACACATATAGTACTGGTGAACATTATCAGCTTCTGCACATTATGGGCATTGTTAGTTCACCACAAAAAGCAGACAGTCTGATGAATTCACTCCACCTCAAAAAGCCATTTATCATTTCAGTCCATTGTTCCAATACGTGCTGAGAATCTAAACCAGTTCTTATCTGAACCTGTGAGTGGCGCTCTCCTGACCCGTTCAGTTTGGAAATGAGATTGTGTGAATCCCCGAGGGCATAAGTCCTCTCACCAGGCAGCTGACACACTGCTGAACAACAGGCTGATTAACTAGAGACGACTCCCAGAATGAACAAATGCACAGAAACAGACTGACCATGTGTTGTCAACAGCACTGCAGGACACATTCTTTACATATCAACTGGGCGAACATCCAGCTGTTAGTTCAGTGTTAACAGTTGCTCATACTCCTACAGTGAAATCGATTCTACAGCTCCTTAGATAAGAAAGATTGGAAGGGGGAAGGGCATTGATAGCTTCTTACCTCACTTGAGCAGAGGACATGTGATTGAGATGAGCAGATTTTGGCTTCTACTGAACACTAGTGTTTGTGTGATCACAATTAAGCAGAGACTCTGACTTAATTTTGTCGGCACCTCTATCTGGCTGAGTGAGGATACAAACTGGCTGTGCGGGGCTGGATCAATACAAGGCCCAGGCACATGGTCAATGAAGCATTGATCCCCTGGAGCTCCAGCTCTTGTCCACTGGTTGTCTGGCAGTGAGGGCATGTGGTAGCAGCACACAATGAACACATAAACACTTCTGCACTGCCGCCTGTTAGGACTCAGCTTGGGCTTTTCCCACAGGGTACTTTGGAGGATGACACATTGCTGTTGGGGCTTTCCACAAAAATGAGTTATAACTCAATTCAAAAGTAAATGCCCAATTATTACTGTGACGACAACAGGGGAAATTATTTCTCTGCACTTCTACTATAACATCTGCCTTCTTCCATATTCTTTTCTTCGGTTTTTCAGATTTACAGTCAGCTCCTTTCTTGACAAAAGTTTGACAAATCCAATCAATGATCTCACCCCTCAACTGTACTTTGACCTGTGTTTGACTCCAAGGCAAGAGACAATTTAAATGTTCTTGATGTTATCTCCGCGCGTACTGTTCGGGTCGAGGTTTTTCTCCATATAAGTGAGTTATATCACATACGGCCTCACCAGAAGTAAACAATGGGCTATTTAAGGAAAGACAACTCTCTTTCAGCCTCAGGGGACCAAACACAAAGGACACTTTTAGGAGTATAAACATGCACAggaacacaaaatacacactggCTTTTACACAGAAGTGCTCATATGTCATCAAGTCCTGATGTAGAGCAGAAATAGCTACTGGATATACACTGCAATGAGTTGTGATTTTCTTTGACCTCAAATACACAATTTTGTGAAATccgtttggtttgtttttagcACATGTTGGAATCTTTCCAGCCTTCCAATAAGGGCGCTGGTCTCCACGGCAACCCGGATATGGGATGAGAGTGGCCTTTGTCTGCAGAGCAGTGTTTGGCATCTCCACTTAGCACTAGTTCCTGTTAGAAAACAAAGGGGAGCAGAGCTGAGCACTTTACAACAAGGGGACAGCTTGGCCAGCCATTTGTCTAATGAGCGATCACTCACACCCTGTTGCAAGGCCATATGGTAGTTCGAATACTGCTAGCTCCCCAGCGTAGAACGCCTAAAAGCTGTTATATCACTTTTGACTCTATgtagcacacatgcacatcttaaccttcacacacatagcTAAAGTTCAACAAAAGAATTGCAAAACAGCAGAAAGAACAGTGTAACCTAATTTGTGTTACAGGCTGGGGTTTCAAGCGCGATGCAAAGATCAAAACAAAACCTTGAGGAAaaagtgtgtaaatgtttgtgttattgtgggAGCCTAAGATGAAAGAGATAGTAACATAGGGACCCATTGCAAGTAACACGTTCATAGAAATAAACCAAAAATTGCTTTAATGCCTGTACATGAACACTGTAGAAGAATTCATGTTTCTTTAATCTAACATGGGCTGCAACAGAAGcaccatgtactgtatgtggttattaatgtgactgtgactgtgagaCTCAGGAGTGCTTAATTTCGGTTAATTATAACTtgggtttcattttttttagacCTGGCTGTCTTTTATACCAATTATGATAACGCTGGTTCATTGTAAATTAAGtaattgctgagatctgggaaTACAATGATATCCCTACACTGTAACTTAAGCCCAGTTCAGGCCAATGATTCACAATGAGACAAAACTCTTTTAAAACAAAGCAGGGAAAAGTTGTAGTGGTGTAAACTGGTCCATCTCAGCTTGACTTCAGCCTGAAGCTCAGCTTATCAAGTCACCAGTAGGTTTTGCAGACAAGCGCAGTGCAAGTACTTGCAAGTTTCAACTTGTCTCATTGTGAATCTGAACTTTAGTTGACCAATCAGACATGTTGTAAATAAGTCAACTTTAAAGGCAGATTGTGTACAGGGAGGTGGCATTCAGTCCGACATGAAATCTGCATGAAAAACTGCAACCTTCCCATTTGATTTGAATGTGGGCATGTCAAATGATGCAGCAGGGGTGCCCATGTTGAAGGATCAGCAAAACTCATCTTACAAAAACGTTGAACCGGGCTTCAGTTTTGCTGCAACCCAACATAACGTGCAAATTGGCCAGTCCCATATCTGCAAGTGCACATTCCTTATTAGACTACTTTGTAATGTGAATGCTGTATTTTGGCTGTTTACCTGACCATTGTCACAATGAAAGATATAACAGTTACCAGTGTACTAAAATCATGTCTGTGACCTTTGCACAGTATGTTTGCGCCAGATGAGCCTTTAAATGCATGTTGTAGTCTCACTAGTAGACTGCcttaaacaacacaacaaactagCTCCTTGAATTTAGTCTCAATGAAGCCTAAACCTCTTTTggcactaaaactaaaagtaaacaCCAAAAACTTTGCTAAAATCCTTAATTGTAGAGGAAAACTACATGCACAACTAAAGTAAGTATGGCCTTAGTTGAACCAGGATATCTGTCTTTTTACATCACATCGACTTTTTTACACCTGGCAATACTCAGTAAttcattacagtacagtatcttATCATCACAATAAAAGTGAACATAACTCAGAAGATAAAACCTAAACAAACTAGAATACTCCTTCAACCCAATACTTGTAAACCTGAAAATGGCTCAAGAGTCTGGTTATAATCATACATGTCACTTGAACACGTAGCACACCCATGTGTTTGTCTGGTTGGTTGCTTTTATGGTTATGTGCTATGACTGATTACAGCTGATGTGTCTGGGTCTAAACTCCCCTTTAACCTCTTAATCTATACACGTCTGCTGCTCAGCCGTGGTTGGAATACTAATG
Coding sequences within it:
- the tspan18b gene encoding tetraspanin-18b, which translates into the protein MGQGEASARGTTMEGDCLSCIKYLMFVFNFLIFLGGSFLLGVGVWVLVDPTGFREIVAANPLLFTGVYIILGMGGMLFLLGFLGCCGAIRENKCLLLFFFMLILLIFLAELAAAILAFIFREHLTREYFTKELKKHYQGYNNTDVFTSTWNAIMTTFDCCGVNSPEDFKDSLFTVINQNHIVPAACCKRDTGELAHISKDQCLIGSMMFRNNKGCYSAVVDYFELYIYVAGALAIVVLTIELFAMVFAMCLFRGIQ